A region of Drosophila mauritiana strain mau12 chromosome 3L, ASM438214v1, whole genome shotgun sequence DNA encodes the following proteins:
- the LOC117139650 gene encoding uncharacterized protein LOC117139650 translates to MPRTSDRRLIFWPSLTCSCFRRLLFGFRFTLPKWRIAGPGIPQSGLPDAVYVTCGPGKLKKLKKRQRQQAVNKRMLAGEWQQRWSFRGLRGGFSETIRGFPGTPGDRVWLAGTRSHTNARLNEATDNTRLRTCHTKRWRDNQWNLWSQQVQCQCQTQAESQSQAHRQNPTQAQVKTIPKAARGLTDMCTCRNVLSLSYYFQCKYL, encoded by the coding sequence ATGCCCAGGACGTCAGACAGACGTCTTATCTTCTGGCCGAGTCTTACCTGCAGTTGTTTTAGGCGGCTTTTGTTTGGTTTCCGCTTCACACTTCCCAAGTGGCGGATCGCAGGGCCGGGGATTCCGCAGTCCGGACTCCCAGATGCGGTTTATGTGACATGCGGGCCAGGGAAACTCAAGAAACTAAAgaagcggcagcggcagcaggcAGTAAACAAACGAATGCTGGCAGGTGAGTGGCAGCAGAGGTGGAGTTTCAGGGGGCTAAGGGGGGGCTTCTCAGAGACCATCAGGGGGTTTCCGGGGACTCCAGGGGACAGGGTGTGGCTGGCTGGTACCAGAAGTCATACAAACGCAAGACTAAACGAGGCGACAGACAATACAAGACTTCGAACTTGTCATACAAAACGCTGGCGCGACAATCAATGGAATTTATGGTCGCAGCAGGTTCAGTGCCAGTGCCAAACCCAAGCCGAATCTCAATCCCAAGCCCACAGACAGAATCCAACCCAGGCCCAAGTAAAAACCATTCCCAAAGCTGCCCGGGGACTGACTGACATGTGCACTTGCAGAAATGTCCTTAGTTTGTCCTACTATTTTCAGTGCAAGTACCTATAG
- the LOC117139651 gene encoding uncharacterized protein LOC117139651 yields MVWILRLLPILCVSVLAYQKDDSANSIILNDGAITVNTSTSGLTEAEGNTYVPGPGFFQETILGKKAIGSAPRLPDLGNNIVVMSESKQLKAGEKNIVNSKVQTVTRMPKKSKTDLFHGIKLFQGPINQRFEHDLYDHHHD; encoded by the coding sequence ATGGTTTGGATACTGCGACTATTGCCAATCCTTTGCGTTAGCGTTTTAGCTTATCAGAAAGATGACAGTGCCAATAGCATTATACTTAACGATGGAGCTATAACGGTAAACACCTCCACATCGGGACTTACGGAAGCGGAGGGAAATACCTATGTACCAGGACCTGGATTCTTTCAAGAGACTATCCTTGGCAAAAAAGCGATTGGTTCAGCTCCTCGATTGCCAGATCTTGGAAATAATATCGTCGTTATGAGCGAAAGTAAGCAATTGAAGGCCggtgaaaaaaatattgttaacTCCAAAGTGCAAACGGTTACAAGAATGCCCAAAAAGTCAAAGACAGATTTATTTCATGgtataaaattatttcaagGACCCATTAATCAGAGGTTTGAACACGATCTCTATGACCATCATCACGATTAA